The genomic stretch GAACTCTTGCAAAAGGGAATCCCGTCGGGCGTCGAAATGTTCCTCAACATGTCGGCGTTCCAGCTTTTGATTTTGATGTTTCATGCGCTTGGCCCCGAGTCCGCGACGGCGTCTTCGGTGATGTTCAACTGGGACATGGTCGCTTACGTGCCGCTGATGGGGTTGGAAGTGGCATCGACGAGTCTTGTGGGTCGCTATGTGGGTGCAAAAGATGCTGCTGCGGCGACTCGTTCGACTTATTCGGGGCTCAAGCTCGGTTGGGGTTATTCCTTGCTCATGGGCATTTTCTTCATCTTCTTGCCTGGTGTACTGACGGATATTTTCAAGCCGGATGTGGCCGAGGCCACAGAAGAGGCCATTGCGATTTTTATGGCGGCGCGCCCTATGAGCATTTTCATGTTGCAAATTGCGACGTTCTACATCTTTGTTGAGGTTTTGCTCGTGATTTATGCGGGCGCGCTTCGCGGTGCGGGCGATACGGTGTGGGTTATGTTTGCGTGTGCCATTATGAACTGGTGCGTTGCAGGTGCGTTGTATGTTGTCGCTTACATTTTCCATTTGCCGGCGCATTACGCCTGGATTGCCGTGGTTGCGGTTTACAGTACGGCTCCGGTTGTTTTCTGGCGTCGTTGGAAAAGTGGCAAGTGGCGCCGTCACGTGATGGATGCTAAATCGAGTGTTGTATAGTTGGTTTTTATGCCTAAAATTCTGTTTTTTAGGCTTGTTTACATCTTTTAACTAGGCTTATTTTGACGCTGTAGGTATATTTATAGAGCCTGCGGCGTTTTTGCTTGCTGGTGTTGGGATGTGTTATTTGGCCTAAAATTTTAAGGCTGTGGGCTAGGATTGGAAGTGGATATGAAAAAAAGAAACGTCATTGCGCGCGTTGCAACGAAATCTGTAATTGCAACGTTGTTGGCTTCGGCTTTTGTCTTTGCGGCTCCGCCGTCTAATTTTAGCGGCTGGAATCTCGTTTTTGAAGATAACTTTGACGGCACTTCGCTTGACACGAAAAAGTGGAATTCGACTTACAATTGGGGCCCCACGCATAACCACCGTGCGTATTGCGCCAAGGAGAACGTTATTGTCTCCAATGGAACGCTCAAACTCAAGGGCGAAAAGAAAACGCATCCTGATGCCAAAGGCCGGAAGGCTAAATTCAACAACAAGGAAATTCCTGTCGATTACACTTCGGGCGCTATTGACACCAAGGGCCATTTCGAGGTGAAGTACGGCTACATCGAAGGCCGCTTCAAGGCGCCCTCACAAAAGGGAACCTGGCCTGCATTTTGGACTTTGCAAGACGGCTGGCCTCCAGAAATTGACATTTTGGAAATCCCCGCATCGCGCAAGCAGCATCATTACTATCTGCATTACACCGACCCGAGTTGGTTCAACAGTCATGGTTCGGCATGGGATCACGAAGCCTCTTTTGGCGGCCATAAGGACGACAATGTGGACCGCTCGGCGGACTTCCATACGTATGCGGTGGAGTGGGATGAGTCAACGCTCAGCTTCTATTTCGACGATAAAAAATTTGCAAGTTACAACCGCCCGACCGAAATCAAGCAACTTTCGGCGCAGTACATCATCGTGAATTTGGCGATTGGCGGCTGGGCTGGCGACGACATTGAAATCACGGCGGATAAGCCCGCTTATTTCGAAGCAGATTGGGTACGCGTGTGGCAAGCGAAGCCCGCAAAGCCCGATACTGTGCGCATCATGTCGATGAATTTTGGCACATGCATGACGAGAACTGCTGAAAAGAAACTTGCGTTAGGCGACTGTGGGGGTGATAATGCGATAGCGACGATTACGCCGCTTTCTTCGACGACGTATCGCATTAACTTTGGTGATATCTCGCTCGATACGCCGAATGAATCGACGGATGCAGGTATAACGATGGGCCTTTACCAGTGGAACGGCGGTGCACACCAGAAAGTGGCTATGGAAAAACAGTCGGGTTACGAAGGCAATGTGGTTCGCATGAAGATGCAACACAGCAATATGTATTTGCGTGCAACGACGGATGGCGAACGCGTGGTCCAGAGCTGGGCCGATGACTGGGAATGGAATCAGATGTGGCGTTTGCTCAAACTCGAT from Fibrobacter succinogenes encodes the following:
- a CDS encoding family 16 glycosylhydrolase, which translates into the protein MKKRNVIARVATKSVIATLLASAFVFAAPPSNFSGWNLVFEDNFDGTSLDTKKWNSTYNWGPTHNHRAYCAKENVIVSNGTLKLKGEKKTHPDAKGRKAKFNNKEIPVDYTSGAIDTKGHFEVKYGYIEGRFKAPSQKGTWPAFWTLQDGWPPEIDILEIPASRKQHHYYLHYTDPSWFNSHGSAWDHEASFGGHKDDNVDRSADFHTYAVEWDESTLSFYFDDKKFASYNRPTEIKQLSAQYIIVNLAIGGWAGDDIEITADKPAYFEADWVRVWQAKPAKPDTVRIMSMNFGTCMTRTAEKKLALGDCGGDNAIATITPLSSTTYRINFGDISLDTPNESTDAGITMGLYQWNGGAHQKVAMEKQSGYEGNVVRMKMQHSNMYLRATTDGERVVQSWADDWEWNQMWRLLKLDEKIPSKDSSVAIHAGVRSSSQAHIYGAKVYRENGRIYVQFGDENGTSRNNNGAKSEPRAYDFKGRLLK